CTTGGGCATGCGCCAGGCCAGCCGGGTGCCCATGATGAAGTCGCGCTGGAACTCGTAGTCCGCCTGGTTCCGGGGATCCACCGTCTTGTAGTAGACCGGCTTCCCGCCGAAGGCCGAGATCGAGAAGCCGCCGCGCAGATCCGTCCGGACGCTGACGCCATCGACCTGCTCGAAACCGGTGGCCTGGTTGGCCGTGAAGCGGCCCGCCTTGATCTCGGCATTGGCCTGATCGAAGCGGTACTGCAGGTAGCCGTAGTTCAGGTAGCCGCCGGACTTGGAGCCGTCGAAATTGCTCACATCGCTCAGATCCGTCCGGCCCCATCCGAAGAGGTGCAGGGACAGGTTGTCGGTGCCGAGCTTGGTGGCGTCGATGCCCAGGTACTGGGTGGCCGGGGTGAAGGTGTTCTTGTCAAAGCCCGGCGTCTCCTGCTTCCACATCTGGGCCATGGTGGTGCCATACAGGCTCACCTCCTGGCCCCAGGCCGTGGCAGTCATCAGGGTGGCAAGCAGGACCACTTGGGTTCGTGGCTTCATGATTCGCCTCATGCGGTGGCGTGGATGGACCGGGGTGGAATAGCAGAAGGAGCAGGACCGTGTTCTATGGAAAGCCTTGCCAGTGCAGGCCGGACGCGGGTGAAAGCAGATGTGTGCGTCAGAAACCAAACTATAGCCCTCACTCTGGCTACCTCAAGGGCGGAAATGAATAATTCATGTATGAATGTATGCTTATTTTTTTAGCATCAAAAACATACAAATTGTGTTTTACACTATTTTTAAATATTATTAATAAACATGTTATAAAAATGGTAATTGTATAATAACAATATTTTAATTGTCATGATCATGACATGGATTCTCTGTTCAGACAAAGTTGTGACCTTTGCCACTGGGGATTGGTTCCCAACTTCGGGGCCATGATTTGCCCGCCCCTGAAGCTCCTTTCAATGCGGCAGGGTCGGAGGACCCTCCAGGTGGTGGTCGGACCAGTCGCATGGTCGGACCAGCCCTCCCTGTGACCCCCGGCACTGAGTCGCCTCCGCATACTTCCCACTTGGAAAAGGTTGGAGGTTTTCATGGTTCAGAGCACCCTCGCGCTGGGGGTCGAAGCGGTGGGATGTGCCGCCTTCGATGCCGGCATCAAAGGCGCGTTCGGTTATCCGGGCACGCCATCCACGGAGGGGTTCGAGGCGGTCGAGCTGCTCATCCATGGGGCCCAGGACGGCCGGGTGGCCCAGTGGGCCGCCAATGAGAAGGTGGCCTACGACCTGGCCATGGGCATGAGCTATTCGGGGTTCCGCGCCCTGGTGACCATGAAGCACGTGGGCCTGAACGTGGCCATGGACGCCTACGCCAACTCCGCCCTCACCGGCGTCCGCGGCGGCCTCGTGCTGCTGGTGGCGGATGACCCCGGCATGCACAGCAGCCAGAACGAGCAGGACAGCCGCCGCCTGGCGGAGTTCGCCTGGCTGCCCTGCCTGGAGCCCAGCACGGTCCAGGAATGCTACGACTTCACCCTCCGGGCCTTCGAGCTGTCCGAGGCCCTCCAGGTGCCCGTGATGCTGCGCATCGTGACCCGTCTGGCCCACTGCCGCGCGGCCCTGGCGCGACGGGCGGCCCTGGCGCCCGCCGGCCTGGGTCCCGTTCCGGCCTCCGCCATCCAGGACTGGGTGCTGATCCCCGCCAACGCCCGCCGCCGCTATGTGGACCTGCTGGAGAAGCAGCCCCGCCTGATGGCCGAAGCCACACCCCTGAACCGCCTCGTCCCCGGCTCCGCCCGCCGTGGCGTGGCCCTGTCGGGCATGGGCCGGGCCTACTTCGGCCAGCTGCTCCACGAGAACCCGGCCCTGGCGGACCTGCCCCGCCTGGAGATCGCCGCCTACCCCGTGGATCCGGGCCTGGAGCAGGCCTTTCTGGCCCAGGTCGACGAGGTGGTGGTCTTCGAGGAGGACTATCCGGTGCTGGAGGAGCGCCTGGGCCTGCGCGGCACCGCCAAGGTCCGCGGCCGCCTGGACGGCGCCCTGCCCCGCACGGGCGAACTCACGCCCCGCCTGCTGAAGGGTGCCCTCGGCCTGGAGGCCCCGGCCGGGAAGGCCGCGGCCGCCCTCGAGCTGCCCATCCGTGGCCCCCGCTTCTGCGACGGCTGCGGCCACGTGGACGCCTACGAGGCCCTGCAGGAGGCCCTGGCCCAGGTCGGCGCCCCGGAGACCCGCGTCTTCGGCGACATCGGCTGCTACACCCTGGCCGCCCAGGAGCCCATGGCGGCCATCCACGCGGTGGTGGAGATGGGCGCCAGCATCAGCATGGCCGTGGGTGCGGCCCTGGCGGGCCAGACGCCCTCCGTGGCCGTCATCGGCGATTCCACCTTCGGGCACAGCGGACTGCCGGCCCTGCTGACAGCCGCCGACGCCGGCGTGAACGTCACCGTGATGATCCTCGACAACCGCGTGGTGGGCATGACGGGCCAGCAGCCCAGCCAGGCCCTCGACCAGGTCGAGCGCATGGTGCGGGGCATGGGCCTCCAGGAGGACCAGCTCCAGGTGCTTCTGCCTGTGCCCAGGCAGCACGACGCCAATGTGGCGGCCGTCGCGGCCGCCCTGCGGCATCCCGGCCTCTCGGTGGTGGTGTTCCGCCGGGAGTGCATCCAGTCCATCCGCCGCGGCGTCCTGAAGGATCACGACCGCCAGGAGCGCGAGCGCTGCACCACCGAGGTCTGCTCATGAACGTCCCCCGCATCCACGGCATCGTCCTGTCCGGCGTCGGCGGCCAGGGGGTGCTCTCCCTCGCCCAGATCCTGCTGGAGGCCCTGCGGCGCAGCGGCCTCCACGCCCTCCAGTCCGAGATCCACGGCATGAGCCAGCGGGGCGGCAGCGTCCACGCCCAGGTCTGCTACTCGGAGATCCCCCTCACCTCGCCCATCCTCGACGAAGGCGGTGCCGACCTGCTGGTGGCCCTCGAGCCCCTGGAGGCCCTGCGCTACGTGTCCATGCTCCGCATGAACGGACACCTGGTCGTGGCGGAGGAACCCCAGATGGACATGGCGGGCTACCCGCCCCTGGATGACGTCTACGCGGCCCTCAAGACCGTGCGCGGCGCCCACCTCGTCGACACCGAGGACCTGGCCCGCCGGCTCAACCACCGCCAGGCCGGCGGCATGGCCCTGCTGGGCATGGCCTCGAAATTCCTTCCCGTGGCTGACGCCGTCTGGCACGAGGTGATCGCCCAGCGCTTCGAAGCCAAGGGCGCGCGCGTCACCGAGAAGAACCTCGAGGCCTTCGAGGCCGGCCGCGGCCTGATCCACGACCCAGTGGGAGCCTGACATGCACACGACCACGGGATTCCTCCACGAGGAGCGGGCCTACGGCCTGCTCGCCGCCGCGGGCCTGCGGGTGCCCCGCCACGGCTTCCTGGATGCGGGGCCCCTGCCCTTCGCGCCCGGCGAACCCATCGTCCTCAAGGGCATCGCGGACCAGCTCTGGCACAAGTCCGACAAGGGGGCCGTCCACTTCGGACCCTTCGATGAGGCCGCCCTGAGGGCCGAGGCGGAGGCCATGCGCCAGCGGGTGGCGGAGCACCCCTGGATCGGCGGGCTGGTCTGCGAGAAGGTCGCCTTCAAGCGCCTGGGGGGCCTGCCGACCGAGGCCCTGGTCTCCCTCAAGCGCGATCCGGATGCGGGCTGGCTCGTGATCTGCGGCATCGGCGGCCTCCAGGCCGACGCCTGGGCCGTCCTGGCCCCGCCCCTGATCTGGCCCCTGGCCCTCTGCACCCCGGACCAGGCCCTCACGGATCTGCGCGACCACTGGCTGGGCCGCACCTGGCTGGGCCGCCAGCGCGGCACCGAGG
This DNA window, taken from Geothrix edaphica, encodes the following:
- a CDS encoding thiamine pyrophosphate-dependent enzyme; amino-acid sequence: MVQSTLALGVEAVGCAAFDAGIKGAFGYPGTPSTEGFEAVELLIHGAQDGRVAQWAANEKVAYDLAMGMSYSGFRALVTMKHVGLNVAMDAYANSALTGVRGGLVLLVADDPGMHSSQNEQDSRRLAEFAWLPCLEPSTVQECYDFTLRAFELSEALQVPVMLRIVTRLAHCRAALARRAALAPAGLGPVPASAIQDWVLIPANARRRYVDLLEKQPRLMAEATPLNRLVPGSARRGVALSGMGRAYFGQLLHENPALADLPRLEIAAYPVDPGLEQAFLAQVDEVVVFEEDYPVLEERLGLRGTAKVRGRLDGALPRTGELTPRLLKGALGLEAPAGKAAAALELPIRGPRFCDGCGHVDAYEALQEALAQVGAPETRVFGDIGCYTLAAQEPMAAIHAVVEMGASISMAVGAALAGQTPSVAVIGDSTFGHSGLPALLTAADAGVNVTVMILDNRVVGMTGQQPSQALDQVERMVRGMGLQEDQLQVLLPVPRQHDANVAAVAAALRHPGLSVVVFRRECIQSIRRGVLKDHDRQERERCTTEVCS
- a CDS encoding indolepyruvate oxidoreductase subunit beta, giving the protein MNVPRIHGIVLSGVGGQGVLSLAQILLEALRRSGLHALQSEIHGMSQRGGSVHAQVCYSEIPLTSPILDEGGADLLVALEPLEALRYVSMLRMNGHLVVAEEPQMDMAGYPPLDDVYAALKTVRGAHLVDTEDLARRLNHRQAGGMALLGMASKFLPVADAVWHEVIAQRFEAKGARVTEKNLEAFEAGRGLIHDPVGA